A single Ptiloglossa arizonensis isolate GNS036 chromosome 2, iyPtiAriz1_principal, whole genome shotgun sequence DNA region contains:
- the LOC143143450 gene encoding androgen-induced gene 1 protein isoform X1, giving the protein MRTKSVSDVMITKIQFPFTRFDNMAYTINQLFHMGMFLVYMFTLYQATHLNIPMLNSAFVKFDPGQYKYLTVWGVIIQAAFFLLCVLNDWFGTNAASPKKPPFIRKLKDHVHTILGFPVAMFVGVTFWSLMFVDRELVFPKAIDPYFPWWLNHLMHTMVMVSTLLEMFLSPRKYPSRLRGCVGHLIFILAYVIWLHIIYIKSGIWVYPVMEVLTLPVRIVFICALVALSTIFYFLGETLDNFVWGSTVTTGKNNKRKKLQ; this is encoded by the exons ATGCGTACAAAGTCGGTTTCAG ATGTGATGATAACGAAGATACAATTTCCATTTACG CGTTTCGACAATATGGCGTACACGATAAATCAATTGTTCCACATGGGGATGTTCTTGGTGTAcatgtttacgttataccaaGCAACTCATCTCAACATACCGATGCTGAACTCTGCATTCGTTAAATTCGATCCAGGACAATACAAATATCTGACAGTCTGGGGCGTG ATCATTCAAGCGGCATTCTTCCTTTTGTGCGTCCTGAACGATTGGTTCGGCACGAATGCCGCGAGTCCCAAGAAACCACCGTTTATACGTAAACTGAAGGACCATGTACACACGATCCTCGGTTTCCCGGTCGCCATG TTCGTCGGTGTAACATTCTGGTCTCTGATGTTCGTCGATCGCGAATTGGTATTCCCGAAAGCGATCGATCCATACTTTCCATGGTGGTTGAATCATCTGATGCACACGATGGTGATGGTCTCGACGTTGCTGGAGATGTTTCTGTCTCCGAGAAAGTATCCTTCGCGATTACGGGGCTGCGTTGGTCATCTCATCTTTATACTCGCATATGTTATTTG GTTGCACATAATCTACATAAAAAGCGGCATCTGGGTGTATCCAGTGATGGAGGTGCTCACATTACCGGTGCGAATCGTGTTCATCTGTGCGCTGGTTGCGCTGAGTACAATATTCTATTTTCTCGGGGAGACGCTGGACAACTTCGTTTGGG ggAGCACTGTAACCACAGGTAAGAATAACAAGAGGAAAAAGTTACAGTGA
- the LOC143143450 gene encoding androgen-induced gene 1 protein isoform X3, which translates to MRTKSVSDVMITKIQFPFTRFDNMAYTINQLFHMGMFLVYMFTLYQATHLNIPMLNSAFVKFDPGQYKYLTVWGVIIQAAFFLLCVLNDWFGTNAASPKKPPFIRKLKDHVHTILGFPVAMFVGVTFWSLMFVDRELVFPKAIDPYFPWWLNHLMHTMVMVSTLLEMFLSPRKYPSRLRGCVGHLIFILAYVIWLHIIYIKSGIWVYPVMEVLTLPVRIVFICALVALSTIFYFLGETLDNFVWGNEYTKHQKFHAKSN; encoded by the exons ATGCGTACAAAGTCGGTTTCAG ATGTGATGATAACGAAGATACAATTTCCATTTACG CGTTTCGACAATATGGCGTACACGATAAATCAATTGTTCCACATGGGGATGTTCTTGGTGTAcatgtttacgttataccaaGCAACTCATCTCAACATACCGATGCTGAACTCTGCATTCGTTAAATTCGATCCAGGACAATACAAATATCTGACAGTCTGGGGCGTG ATCATTCAAGCGGCATTCTTCCTTTTGTGCGTCCTGAACGATTGGTTCGGCACGAATGCCGCGAGTCCCAAGAAACCACCGTTTATACGTAAACTGAAGGACCATGTACACACGATCCTCGGTTTCCCGGTCGCCATG TTCGTCGGTGTAACATTCTGGTCTCTGATGTTCGTCGATCGCGAATTGGTATTCCCGAAAGCGATCGATCCATACTTTCCATGGTGGTTGAATCATCTGATGCACACGATGGTGATGGTCTCGACGTTGCTGGAGATGTTTCTGTCTCCGAGAAAGTATCCTTCGCGATTACGGGGCTGCGTTGGTCATCTCATCTTTATACTCGCATATGTTATTTG GTTGCACATAATCTACATAAAAAGCGGCATCTGGGTGTATCCAGTGATGGAGGTGCTCACATTACCGGTGCGAATCGTGTTCATCTGTGCGCTGGTTGCGCTGAGTACAATATTCTATTTTCTCGGGGAGACGCTGGACAACTTCGTTTGGGGTAACGAATACACTAAACATCAAAAGTTCCATGCCAAGAGCAACTAG
- the LOC143143450 gene encoding androgen-induced gene 1 protein isoform X5: MAYTINQLFHMGMFLVYMFTLYQATHLNIPMLNSAFVKFDPGQYKYLTVWGVIIQAAFFLLCVLNDWFGTNAASPKKPPFIRKLKDHVHTILGFPVAMFVGVTFWSLMFVDRELVFPKAIDPYFPWWLNHLMHTMVMVSTLLEMFLSPRKYPSRLRGCVGHLIFILAYVIWLHIIYIKSGIWVYPVMEVLTLPVRIVFICALVALSTIFYFLGETLDNFVWGSTVTTGKNNKRKKLQ; the protein is encoded by the exons ATGGCGTACACGATAAATCAATTGTTCCACATGGGGATGTTCTTGGTGTAcatgtttacgttataccaaGCAACTCATCTCAACATACCGATGCTGAACTCTGCATTCGTTAAATTCGATCCAGGACAATACAAATATCTGACAGTCTGGGGCGTG ATCATTCAAGCGGCATTCTTCCTTTTGTGCGTCCTGAACGATTGGTTCGGCACGAATGCCGCGAGTCCCAAGAAACCACCGTTTATACGTAAACTGAAGGACCATGTACACACGATCCTCGGTTTCCCGGTCGCCATG TTCGTCGGTGTAACATTCTGGTCTCTGATGTTCGTCGATCGCGAATTGGTATTCCCGAAAGCGATCGATCCATACTTTCCATGGTGGTTGAATCATCTGATGCACACGATGGTGATGGTCTCGACGTTGCTGGAGATGTTTCTGTCTCCGAGAAAGTATCCTTCGCGATTACGGGGCTGCGTTGGTCATCTCATCTTTATACTCGCATATGTTATTTG GTTGCACATAATCTACATAAAAAGCGGCATCTGGGTGTATCCAGTGATGGAGGTGCTCACATTACCGGTGCGAATCGTGTTCATCTGTGCGCTGGTTGCGCTGAGTACAATATTCTATTTTCTCGGGGAGACGCTGGACAACTTCGTTTGGG ggAGCACTGTAACCACAGGTAAGAATAACAAGAGGAAAAAGTTACAGTGA
- the LOC143143450 gene encoding androgen-induced gene 1 protein isoform X2 produces the protein MKHSHKWYRERQQTEIVKRFDNMAYTINQLFHMGMFLVYMFTLYQATHLNIPMLNSAFVKFDPGQYKYLTVWGVIIQAAFFLLCVLNDWFGTNAASPKKPPFIRKLKDHVHTILGFPVAMFVGVTFWSLMFVDRELVFPKAIDPYFPWWLNHLMHTMVMVSTLLEMFLSPRKYPSRLRGCVGHLIFILAYVIWLHIIYIKSGIWVYPVMEVLTLPVRIVFICALVALSTIFYFLGETLDNFVWGSTVTTGKNNKRKKLQ, from the exons ATGAAACATTCTCATAAATGGTACCGTGAAAGGCAACAGACCGAAATAGTAAAG CGTTTCGACAATATGGCGTACACGATAAATCAATTGTTCCACATGGGGATGTTCTTGGTGTAcatgtttacgttataccaaGCAACTCATCTCAACATACCGATGCTGAACTCTGCATTCGTTAAATTCGATCCAGGACAATACAAATATCTGACAGTCTGGGGCGTG ATCATTCAAGCGGCATTCTTCCTTTTGTGCGTCCTGAACGATTGGTTCGGCACGAATGCCGCGAGTCCCAAGAAACCACCGTTTATACGTAAACTGAAGGACCATGTACACACGATCCTCGGTTTCCCGGTCGCCATG TTCGTCGGTGTAACATTCTGGTCTCTGATGTTCGTCGATCGCGAATTGGTATTCCCGAAAGCGATCGATCCATACTTTCCATGGTGGTTGAATCATCTGATGCACACGATGGTGATGGTCTCGACGTTGCTGGAGATGTTTCTGTCTCCGAGAAAGTATCCTTCGCGATTACGGGGCTGCGTTGGTCATCTCATCTTTATACTCGCATATGTTATTTG GTTGCACATAATCTACATAAAAAGCGGCATCTGGGTGTATCCAGTGATGGAGGTGCTCACATTACCGGTGCGAATCGTGTTCATCTGTGCGCTGGTTGCGCTGAGTACAATATTCTATTTTCTCGGGGAGACGCTGGACAACTTCGTTTGGG ggAGCACTGTAACCACAGGTAAGAATAACAAGAGGAAAAAGTTACAGTGA
- the LOC143143450 gene encoding androgen-induced gene 1 protein isoform X4, producing MRDGLLIVFHVISCVQFSFSVYYDYTYTNVPPHITRMHNAFGGKFKFLTFWNAIIQAAFFLLCVLNDWFGTNAASPKKPPFIRKLKDHVHTILGFPVAMFVGVTFWSLMFVDRELVFPKAIDPYFPWWLNHLMHTMVMVSTLLEMFLSPRKYPSRLRGCVGHLIFILAYVIWLHIIYIKSGIWVYPVMEVLTLPVRIVFICALVALSTIFYFLGETLDNFVWGSTVTTGKNNKRKKLQ from the exons ATGCGGGACGGCCTACTAATTGTGTTTCACGTGATCTCTTGCGTGCAATTCTCTTTCTCGGTGTATTACGATTACACGTATACTAATGTGCCTCCCCACATTACCAGAATGCACAACGCCTTCGGCGGGAAATTCAAGTTTCTCACATTCTGGAACGCG ATCATTCAAGCGGCATTCTTCCTTTTGTGCGTCCTGAACGATTGGTTCGGCACGAATGCCGCGAGTCCCAAGAAACCACCGTTTATACGTAAACTGAAGGACCATGTACACACGATCCTCGGTTTCCCGGTCGCCATG TTCGTCGGTGTAACATTCTGGTCTCTGATGTTCGTCGATCGCGAATTGGTATTCCCGAAAGCGATCGATCCATACTTTCCATGGTGGTTGAATCATCTGATGCACACGATGGTGATGGTCTCGACGTTGCTGGAGATGTTTCTGTCTCCGAGAAAGTATCCTTCGCGATTACGGGGCTGCGTTGGTCATCTCATCTTTATACTCGCATATGTTATTTG GTTGCACATAATCTACATAAAAAGCGGCATCTGGGTGTATCCAGTGATGGAGGTGCTCACATTACCGGTGCGAATCGTGTTCATCTGTGCGCTGGTTGCGCTGAGTACAATATTCTATTTTCTCGGGGAGACGCTGGACAACTTCGTTTGGG ggAGCACTGTAACCACAGGTAAGAATAACAAGAGGAAAAAGTTACAGTGA